One Burkholderia sp. 9120 genomic window, AGCAGTGGAGTTTGAGTTCGACCCAGAAAGCCGGCGGCTATCCGGGCATTCGCGCGGAAAGCGCGTGGGACATGGCGAACGGCGCCGGCGCGGTGATCGCGGTCGTGGATAACGGCACCACCAGCCATGCCGACCTGAACGCGAACATCCTGCCCGGTTACGACTTCACGTCGACCAATCGCGGCGGCAACGGGACCAACCCCGGCATCCTCACCGAAACCTGCGCGATCGACTGGCACGGCACGCATGTCGCGGGCATCGCCGCCGCGCTGACCAACAACGGCTACGGCGGTGCCGGCATCGCGCCCGGCGCCAAGGTCGTGCCGGTGCGGGTGATGAATGCCTGCGGCAAGGGCTATACGTCCGACATCGCCGACGGCATCGTCTGGGCAGCCGGCGGCACGGTGTCGGGCGTCCCCGCCAACACGCACCCGGCGAAGGTCATCAACCTGAGCCTGGGCGGCCTCGGCGGCTGCGAATCCACGCTGCAGAATGCGCTCGACTTCGCCGTTTCGCGCGGCGCCACCGTGGTCGCCGCGGCGGGCAACAACTCGACGAGCGCGACGAATTTTTCGCCGGCCAACTGTCGCAATGTGATCAGCGTCGGCGGCAGCAACCGCTGGGGCTCGCGCTGGGTCAACTCGAATTACGGGCCGACGGTGGACATCGCCGCGCCCGGCGACTCGATCTGGTCGACCTATAACAACGGCACCGCAAAGCCCGGCACCGAAGGGTATGCCTATGCGTCCGGCACGTCGATGGCGGCGCCGGCGGTGAGCGGCGTGATCGCGCTGATCCAGTCGGTGGCGCCCGCCCCGCTGACGCCCATCGAAATGCGGACCCTGCTCGCGCAGAACGTGCAGCCGTTTACCGGCGGCGCACCGGACCAACCGATCGGCGCCGGAATTCTGGATGCGACCGCAGCGGTGACAGCGGCACGGCTCGGAAGAATTCCGGCGGCGGCGAACTTCACCTGCAAGCAGAGCGATAAGTTGATGCATGTCTCGTGCACGGATCTGTCGACCGCGCGCGGCGCGCCGATCCGCTCATGGACATGGAACTTCGGCACGGCGGCGGCCGACACGGTCACCACGAAATCGACCAACCCCGAGCTCGATGTCGAGCAACCCGGCACGTACGAATTCACGCTGACGGTAACGGATGCCAACGGTGGCATCAGCAAAGTGACGCGCCCGTTCGAAGTCGAACCCATGCGGGTCACGGACATTAGTGACGACGGAACCGCGGTGCGATTCCCGATGAACGCCGCCGACAAGCAGTATTTTTCGGTGACGATTCCGCCGGGCGTGAGAAGTTCGGTGGCGCAGGTGGGCGTCAAAAGCCTGACCTTCACGCTGTCGCCCGACACAACCCGCGACGTTGCCACGATGTCGCTGAAAAGCGGTACGGCCTTGATGACCAACCCGAGTTGTACATCCGTCATGTCGGGCGGAAAGTCGGCCGTCTGCGCGGTGAATGGCGTGGCGGTTGGCACTTACTACGTGCTGGTGAGCAGCGCGTCGGCGATCGATAACGTGTCGATCAAGGCTGTCTCGTTGTACTACTACCAATAGGCAACCTCGCCACCTCGCCACCGCGCCACTGAAGTTGAAACGCGAGCGCCTGCCTGCGGCAATCGCATCGGGAACTCGCGTTCCACGCACATCGATCATCGGAAACACCAGTCGCGTGTCGAAGCAAAGCCTCTCCATTCCGTATCGCGACGAAACCGCCGCGAGTTTCGACACGCTCATCGCGCAGGCAGACGTTCTTTTCTCCGCGCGTCGCATGAATGCGGCGATGAACGCTTACTGCCGCGCACTGCTTCTGCATCCGCACAACGCGCATGCCTTGCATCGCATGGCCCTTGCGTGTGTTCATACCGGCGAAGCGGACCGTGCGCGTTACTTTCTCGCGCAGGCCGTGCGAGCCGCGCCGGAAAGCGCGGAATTATGGGAACACGCGGGATTGATCGCGGCGATGCAAGACGATCACGCCACAGCCGAAGCGTATTACCGTCGCGCGTTGGCGTTGAGTGCGAATACAGCGAGCCTGCATCGCAACCTCGCCGACAATCTACGGCTGGCAGGAAAACTCACCGACGCCCTCGCGCATTACGAACGAGCGCTTGAAATCGAGCCGTGCCTGCATCATGCATTGCGCGCGGCAGCGCGCATCTGCGCGGAACTCGGCAAAACGGAAGGAGCCGCCGACTACTGGCTACGCGCATGGACGCTGAACCCGGCACATCTGCAAGACGGCTTCGATCTACTCGCCGCGCTCGTCCGCGACAATCGCAACCGCAACCGCGAACTCAACGACGTAATCGAACAACTGAGAACCCGCTGCGCGCATCACGCCGAATCGCTCAAATCACTCGCCTTCGTATTGAACAGCCACGACCGTTTCCGCGATGCGCTCAGCGTCGCCCGACAGGGCCTCGCGGTCGATCCGCATCATCCGCTGCTGCATCACAACGCGGCGCGAGCGCTGAGCATGGTCGGCTGTCTCGCGGAGAGCTTGCCGCACGGTCTCGAAGCGGCGCGACTGCTGCCGGACAACGCCCATCTGCAATTTCAACTGGCGGGCGTCCAACTCGGCCTCGGCGATTTCGCGGCGGGCTGGCGGCGTTATAGATGGTTCTACGCGCTGCCGGGCAAAGATAGCGAACGGGTTCACCCAAGCTTTCCCGAGTGGCAAGGTGAGCCCGTTGCAGGACGCCAGTTCCTGCTGGTCGGCGAGCAAGGGCGCGGCGACGAAATACAGTGCCTGCGATTCGCCGCGTGGTTGCATCGACAAGGCGCCACCGTGGATGTACTCGTCAGTCAGCCGATCGTTGCGCTCGCATCGAGCATGACCGGCGTGCGGAGCGTTTTCGCTACGCTGCCGCCCGGTCCCTACGACTACCATTGCCTGATGCTCAGCATGCCGGCGCCGATGAAACTCGACGTCTCGATGCTGCCCATCGCCATGCCCTACCTCATCGCGGATCCGTGCAAGACGCGGGACTGGCACGCTCACCTGGAAGCAATCTCTCCACGCGGCGTGAATGCGAAACGCAGACGCGTCGGCATCGTATGGGCAGGCAGCCCAGCTCACGTACTCGACCGTTTTCGCTCGATACATCTCGACGCGCTGAAGCCAATGTTCGTGCTTCCGGACATCTCGTGGTACTCGCTGCAGAAAGGCGAACAGGAACATGACAGCGAGTCGCTAGCGAGTACGTACGGCGATTTGCACACACTCGGCCCAGCCATCCACGATTTTGCGGACACGCTCGCGATCCTCCATTCGCTCGACCTGCTGATCACCGTGGATACATCCGTCGCCCATCTCGCCGGCGCGGCGGCGCTGCCGGTCTGGGTCATGGTGCCCGTCTACGGCGAATGGCGATGGTTGACCGAACGCACCGACAGCCCTTGGTATCCGTCGATGCGCCTGTTCCGCCAACGCGAACCGGGCGAGTGGACGCCGATCGTCGACGAAATCGCCGACGCGTTGCGCGCATGGCTCGATGCGCCGCTTCGGTGCATACCGCCCGAATGCCCCGTGCGGGTGCAGAAGGCAGGGTCCGAGAAAACGCCAACGCGGTGATTGCGCTGAATGCATCGCGCGTTGCGACAACTGGCATAGCCGTTGCTTTAACCTTGGCCAGTCGTCGATAAATTGATTCCATGCTGCGTGTTCTCCTCGTCACCGATACCGATAAGCCCATAGGCGATCTGCGTGACACCCTCGCCCGCCTCGGCTACGACATGCTGGCCGGCACGGCGACGCCGCAAGCGCTGCATCGCGTGGTGGAAAGCGAGCGGCCCGATGTGATCATCATCGACACGGAATCCCCCTCGCGCGATACGCTCGAACAACTCGCGGTGATGAACGCCACCGCGCCGCGTCCGGTGCTGATGTTCAGCCACGACGCCAACCAGCAGTTGATCCGCGACGCGGTCGGCGCGGGCGTCACCGCGTATCTGGTCGAAGGCCTCGCCACCGAACGGCTCGCGCCGATCCTCGAAGTCGCGCTCGCGCGCTTCGCGCAGGAATCGCAATTGCGCGAGCGCCTCGCGCAAGCCGAAAACGAGCTGGCCGAACGCAAGCTGATCGATCGCGCCAAGCGTGTGCTGATGGATCAGCAGAACCTCACCGAACCCGCCGCCTACGCCAACCTGCGCAAACGCGCGATGAATCAGGGCGTCAAACTCGCCGAGGTCGCACGCGCGATCGTCGCGTCGGCCGATCTGCTCAAATGAAGCGCCGCTCATGAACTCTTCTTCCTCCCTCACCGCGCCGTCTTCGTCGGGTCAACTCGAGAAGACCCATTTGCGGCTCGGTTTCGTGGCGCTCTCCGACGCCGCGCCGTTGATCGCCGCGAAACTGCTCGAATTCGGTCACGCACACGGGCTGACCCTTGAGCTATGCCGCCAGCCTTCGTGGGCCGCCGTGCGCGACAAGCTGCTGTCCGGCGATCTCGACGCGGCGCACGCCCTGTATGGGCTGGTCTACGGTGTGCAATTGGGTCTGGGGGGACCGCAAACGGACATGGCCGTGCTGATGGTGCTCAACCGTAACGGCCAGGCGATCACGCTGTCGAACCGTCTCGCCGCCGCGCTCGCCGAACATGGCACGCTGCCCAAAGCACTCGCGACGCTCGGCCGCAAGCCCGTGTTCGCGCAAACCTTTCCGACCGGCACGCACGCAATGTGGTTGTATTACTGGCTCGCGTCGCAAGAGGTGGATCCGTTGCGCCATATCGATAGCGTCGCGATTCCGCCGCCGCAAATGGTCGCCGCGTTGGCCGACGATAAACTCGACGGCCTGTGTGTCGGCGAGCCTTGGAACGCGCAGGCCGAAGCCGATGGCGTCGGTAAAACGGTGGCTTATTCGAGCGAGGTATGGCCCGATCATCCGGAGAAGGTGCTGGCCTGTCGGCGCGATTTTGCCGAGGCGCATCCGAATACCGCTCGCGCGCTCGTGCAGACCCTGCTTGAAGCGTGCCGCTGGCTCGACGGTGCGGGGCATCGCGACGAGATCGCACACTGGCTCGCGCGGCCTGACTACATCGGTATCGATGCGGCGCTGATTGCCGCGCGGCTAGGTGGCGACATCGCAGATTCGGCGCCGCGTGGCCTGCCGGTGCGTTTCTTCGATGACGGTGCGGTGAACTACCCGCATGCGTTCGAAGGCGCGTGGTTCCTCACGCAATTCGAGCGATGGGGCATGATCGACGCGCGCGGGGACTACGACGCGATCGCGGCGCGGATCAATCAGACGCAGTTGTATCGCGAGGCGGCCGCGCGTGTGAACGTCGCGGTGCCGGGTGACAACGTGGCGCCGAGCGTGTTGATCGACGGCAAGGTGTGGGGTTGCGACACGCGCTCTGACGCGTATGCGTCGAATTTTCCAATTCGGCGTTGAGTTTGGCGGCGGGTGTTGGTGTTAATTGCACGGAGAAACGCACCACGAAATCACTCACCCTCATTCACCCTCACACAGCGGAAACAACACACTCACCACCAACCCGCCACCCTCCGCATCGGTCAACGCAATCAACGCGCCATGCACGCGCGCGATTTCCCGCACGATCGACAAACCCAGCCCGCTGCCCTCCACCGCCTGCGTCGCTTCGCTGCGATAGAAGCGTTCGAACACCGCCTCGCGTTCGCCGACCGCAACGCCCGGCCCGTTATCGATCACCTGCAACAACGGCTGCCCGCCTTCGGTCGCGACCCGCACGGTAATCACCGCGCCGTCGCCTGAATAGCGGATCGCGTTATCGATCAGATTGCCGACCAGTTCCGCGAGCAGATCGACCTGGCCCATCACGTCGATCCGACTCTCCTGTTCGAAACCCAGATCGATGCCGCGCGAACGCGCCAC contains:
- a CDS encoding ANTAR domain-containing protein, which gives rise to MLRVLLVTDTDKPIGDLRDTLARLGYDMLAGTATPQALHRVVESERPDVIIIDTESPSRDTLEQLAVMNATAPRPVLMFSHDANQQLIRDAVGAGVTAYLVEGLATERLAPILEVALARFAQESQLRERLAQAENELAERKLIDRAKRVLMDQQNLTEPAAYANLRKRAMNQGVKLAEVARAIVASADLLK
- a CDS encoding tetratricopeptide repeat protein; translation: MSKQSLSIPYRDETAASFDTLIAQADVLFSARRMNAAMNAYCRALLLHPHNAHALHRMALACVHTGEADRARYFLAQAVRAAPESAELWEHAGLIAAMQDDHATAEAYYRRALALSANTASLHRNLADNLRLAGKLTDALAHYERALEIEPCLHHALRAAARICAELGKTEGAADYWLRAWTLNPAHLQDGFDLLAALVRDNRNRNRELNDVIEQLRTRCAHHAESLKSLAFVLNSHDRFRDALSVARQGLAVDPHHPLLHHNAARALSMVGCLAESLPHGLEAARLLPDNAHLQFQLAGVQLGLGDFAAGWRRYRWFYALPGKDSERVHPSFPEWQGEPVAGRQFLLVGEQGRGDEIQCLRFAAWLHRQGATVDVLVSQPIVALASSMTGVRSVFATLPPGPYDYHCLMLSMPAPMKLDVSMLPIAMPYLIADPCKTRDWHAHLEAISPRGVNAKRRRVGIVWAGSPAHVLDRFRSIHLDALKPMFVLPDISWYSLQKGEQEHDSESLASTYGDLHTLGPAIHDFADTLAILHSLDLLITVDTSVAHLAGAAALPVWVMVPVYGEWRWLTERTDSPWYPSMRLFRQREPGEWTPIVDEIADALRAWLDAPLRCIPPECPVRVQKAGSEKTPTR
- a CDS encoding S8 family serine peptidase: MATPRSTSTVRRTLAQAAALSLSLTFAACGGSNGSSAIGSGANSEAATPDAKADVETSAAFAAASTTVPLALSLKMNTDGLEADASNDRFIIKYRDGTTERDSTSAVQSRLQKLSGAFPAKAHHFRRTGIGADVVTTDRKLTMKEAKAFMRAIASDPNVDYIEADREMSTTMAPNDPDYSKQWSLSSTQKAGGYPGIRAESAWDMANGAGAVIAVVDNGTTSHADLNANILPGYDFTSTNRGGNGTNPGILTETCAIDWHGTHVAGIAAALTNNGYGGAGIAPGAKVVPVRVMNACGKGYTSDIADGIVWAAGGTVSGVPANTHPAKVINLSLGGLGGCESTLQNALDFAVSRGATVVAAAGNNSTSATNFSPANCRNVISVGGSNRWGSRWVNSNYGPTVDIAAPGDSIWSTYNNGTAKPGTEGYAYASGTSMAAPAVSGVIALIQSVAPAPLTPIEMRTLLAQNVQPFTGGAPDQPIGAGILDATAAVTAARLGRIPAAANFTCKQSDKLMHVSCTDLSTARGAPIRSWTWNFGTAAADTVTTKSTNPELDVEQPGTYEFTLTVTDANGGISKVTRPFEVEPMRVTDISDDGTAVRFPMNAADKQYFSVTIPPGVRSSVAQVGVKSLTFTLSPDTTRDVATMSLKSGTALMTNPSCTSVMSGGKSAVCAVNGVAVGTYYVLVSSASAIDNVSIKAVSLYYYQ
- a CDS encoding CmpA/NrtA family ABC transporter substrate-binding protein, whose translation is MNSSSSLTAPSSSGQLEKTHLRLGFVALSDAAPLIAAKLLEFGHAHGLTLELCRQPSWAAVRDKLLSGDLDAAHALYGLVYGVQLGLGGPQTDMAVLMVLNRNGQAITLSNRLAAALAEHGTLPKALATLGRKPVFAQTFPTGTHAMWLYYWLASQEVDPLRHIDSVAIPPPQMVAALADDKLDGLCVGEPWNAQAEADGVGKTVAYSSEVWPDHPEKVLACRRDFAEAHPNTARALVQTLLEACRWLDGAGHRDEIAHWLARPDYIGIDAALIAARLGGDIADSAPRGLPVRFFDDGAVNYPHAFEGAWFLTQFERWGMIDARGDYDAIAARINQTQLYREAAARVNVAVPGDNVAPSVLIDGKVWGCDTRSDAYASNFPIRR